In Dromiciops gliroides isolate mDroGli1 chromosome 4, mDroGli1.pri, whole genome shotgun sequence, one DNA window encodes the following:
- the CCN2 gene encoding CCN family member 2: MSAGRMGPMSFAFVFLLIFCNREIAGQDCSGQCQCGAGPPPECPAGVSLVPDGCGCCRVCAKQLGELCTERDPCDPHKGLFCDFGSPANRKIGVCTAKDGAPCVFGGMVYRSGESFQSSCKYQCTCLDGAVGCVPLCSMDVRLPSPDCPFPRRVKLPGKCCEEWVCEEPKDKDQTAVGPALAAFRPEDTYGPDPTMIRANCLVQTTEWSACSKTCGMGISTRVTNDNAFCRLEKQSRLCMVRPCEVALEENIKKGKKCIRTPRISKPVKFELSGCTSVKTYRAKFCGVCTDGRCCTPHRTATLPIEFKCPDGEVMKKKMMFIKTCACHYNCPGDNDIFESLYYRKMYGDMA; this comes from the exons ATGTCCGCAGGGAGAATGGGACCCATGAGCTTCGCCTTCGTGTTCCTGCTCATCTTCTGCAACCGG gAGATAGCCGGCCAGGACTGCAGTGGGCAGTGTCAGTGTGGGGCAGGACCGCCACCGGAGTGCCCAGCCGGCGTGAGTCTGGTACCAGACGGCTGTGGCTGCTGTAGAGTGTGCGCCAAGCAACTGGGAGAGCTGTGCACCGAGCGGGACCCCTGCGACCCTCACAAGGGCCTCTTCTGTGACTTCGGCTCTCCAGCCAACCGCAAAATTGGAGTGTGCACCG CAAAAGACGGTGCCCCATGTGTCTTTGGAGGGATGGTCTATAGGAGTGGAGAGTCCTTTCAGAGCAGCTGCAAATACCAGTGCACGTGCCTGGATGGGGCTGTGGGCTGCGTGCCCCTCTGCAGTATGGATGTCCGTCTGCCCAGTCCAGACTGCCCCTTCCCCCGAAGGGTGAAACTTCCTGGTAAATGCTGCGAGGAGTGGGTGTGTGAGGAACCCAAGGACAAAGACCAGACTGCAGTCGGACCAGCCCTAGCTG CTTTCCGACCGGAAGACACTTATGGCCCTGACCCAACTATGATTCGTGCCAACTGCCTGGTCCAGACCACAGAATGGAGTGCCTGTTCAAAAACATGTGGTATGGGCATCTCTACCAGAGTCACCAACGACAATGCCTTCTGCAGACTGGAAAAGCAAAGTCGTCTATGCATGGTCAGACCCTGTGAAGTTGCTCtggaagagaatatcaag AAAGGCAAAAAGTGTATCCGAACTCCCAGAATCTCTAAGCCTGTCAAGTTTGAACTTTCTGGATGCACCAGTGTCAAGACCTACCGGGCTAAGTTCTGTGGGGTCTGCACAGATGGTAGATGCTGCACTCCCCACAGAACTGCCACCCTCCCCATTGAGTTCAAGTGCCCTGATGGTGAAGttatgaagaagaagatgatgttCATCAAGACCTGTGCATGCCATTACAACTGCCCTGGAGACAATGACATTTTTGAGTCCCTGTACTACAGGAAAATGTATGGAGATATGGCATaa